One Streptomyces sp. B21-105 genomic region harbors:
- a CDS encoding DUF5336 domain-containing protein: MNIRSLTRGDGVVIGAAVLLFIASFLDNYSYDNAPSSLDIPSLWSSGPVLLSVVLAGLIGAALIVVARSLPQPRKVAGLDLGPFGVAFAVFAAWSALANVIDPVGGLDNFGGDNSNAPSAGTGLILALIATLLLAAAAVATPLAPALQAGLVPAPRPQAPQPYGAQPPAGYGYPGAPQPSGFGGQPQPGQPGQPGQPGPQSFGGGQPAPAQPAGGDFSPFWFAVPVPRPLYAEDGAPTPIAELAPGTWYLAVEQGAQGLVAQTQDGRRGVLRDSSGIQRG, from the coding sequence GTGAATATCCGCTCCCTCACTCGAGGCGACGGCGTGGTGATCGGAGCAGCGGTATTGCTGTTCATCGCGTCGTTCCTGGACAACTACTCGTACGACAACGCGCCCAGCAGCCTCGACATCCCGAGCCTGTGGTCGAGCGGACCGGTCCTGCTCAGCGTCGTCCTGGCCGGCCTCATCGGAGCCGCGCTCATCGTCGTCGCCCGCAGCCTGCCGCAGCCCCGCAAGGTGGCCGGCCTGGACCTCGGCCCGTTCGGTGTCGCGTTCGCCGTGTTCGCCGCGTGGAGCGCCCTGGCCAACGTCATCGACCCGGTCGGCGGCCTGGACAACTTCGGCGGCGACAACTCGAACGCCCCGTCCGCCGGCACAGGCCTGATCCTGGCGCTCATCGCCACCCTGCTCCTCGCCGCCGCCGCTGTCGCCACCCCGCTCGCCCCGGCCCTGCAGGCCGGTCTCGTCCCGGCGCCCCGGCCGCAGGCCCCGCAGCCGTACGGCGCGCAGCCGCCCGCCGGTTACGGCTACCCGGGCGCCCCGCAGCCGTCGGGCTTCGGCGGCCAGCCGCAGCCGGGCCAGCCGGGTCAGCCGGGTCAGCCGGGTCCGCAGTCGTTCGGCGGCGGTCAGCCGGCTCCGGCGCAGCCGGCCGGCGGGGACTTCTCGCCGTTCTGGTTCGCCGTGCCGGTGCCGCGTCCGCTGTACGCGGAGGACGGCGCGCCGACGCCGATCGCCGAACTGGCCCCCGGCACCTGGTACCTGGCCGTCGAACAGGGCGCCCAGGGTCTCGTCGCCCAGACGCAGGACGGCCGGCGCGGCGTCCTGCGGGACTCCTCCGGCATCCAGCGCGGCTGA
- a CDS encoding LLM class F420-dependent oxidoreductase translates to MRLGLALGYWGRGPSPDHVELAREAERLGYDSVWTAESWGSDVFTPLTWIAARTSTIRLGTAVAQMAARSPTTTAMHALTLDHLSGGRVMLGLGLSGPQVVEGWYGRPFPKSPLTATREYVDVVRQVLRRQAPVELDGRFHTHPYRGADATGLGRPLKSITHPLRADLPVLLGAEGPKNVAQTVRIADGWLPLYWSPNRPDAYGPAMAELPEGFRVAPLARVKVCDDVGEGLLSVKAMLGFYIGGMGHATRNFHADLMARMGYEEEARRVQELFLAGRREEAVLAVPDAFADEISLVGPRERIAERLEAWRKGPVTDLLAVAPDPTTLRVLAELNS, encoded by the coding sequence ATGCGGCTCGGTCTGGCGCTCGGCTACTGGGGCCGCGGTCCCTCCCCCGATCACGTGGAGCTGGCCCGCGAGGCGGAACGGCTCGGCTACGACTCCGTGTGGACGGCGGAGTCGTGGGGCTCGGACGTCTTCACCCCCCTCACCTGGATCGCCGCTCGGACGTCGACGATCAGGCTGGGCACCGCGGTCGCGCAGATGGCGGCCCGCTCCCCCACCACGACCGCGATGCACGCGCTGACCCTGGACCACCTCTCCGGCGGGCGGGTGATGCTCGGGCTCGGGCTGTCCGGCCCGCAGGTCGTCGAGGGCTGGTACGGCCGGCCGTTCCCGAAGTCGCCCCTGACGGCGACCCGGGAGTACGTGGACGTCGTACGGCAAGTGCTGCGGCGGCAGGCTCCGGTGGAGCTCGACGGCCGCTTCCACACGCACCCCTACCGCGGCGCCGACGCGACGGGCCTCGGACGCCCGTTGAAGTCCATCACCCATCCCCTCCGCGCCGACTTGCCGGTGCTGCTGGGCGCGGAGGGGCCGAAGAACGTCGCCCAGACGGTCCGCATCGCCGACGGCTGGCTGCCGCTGTACTGGTCGCCGAACCGTCCGGACGCGTACGGGCCGGCGATGGCGGAGCTGCCGGAGGGCTTCCGGGTCGCCCCGCTGGCCCGGGTCAAGGTCTGCGACGACGTCGGCGAGGGCCTGTTGAGCGTGAAGGCCATGCTCGGCTTCTACATCGGCGGCATGGGCCACGCCACCCGCAACTTCCACGCCGACCTGATGGCGCGCATGGGCTACGAGGAGGAGGCCCGGCGTGTGCAGGAGCTGTTCCTGGCCGGCCGCCGCGAGGAGGCCGTGCTCGCCGTGCCGGACGCCTTCGCCGACGAGATCTCCCTCGTCGGCCCCCGCGAACGCATCGCCGAGCGGCTGGAGGCGTGGCGCAAGGGGCCGGTGACGGACCTGCTGGCGGTCGCACCGGACCCGACGACGCTGCGGGTGCTGGCGGAACTCAACTCCTGA
- a CDS encoding prenyltransferase: MTTPRTEHLVLPGVLTAGQAAATVAGILAAQREDGAIPWFRGHHLDPWDHTEAAMALDAAGEHEAAARAYAWLARHQNEDGSWYAAYADGAHDDVTDRGRETNFVAYIAVGVWHHYLSTGDDTFLDRMWPSVYAAIEYVLRLQQPGGQIGWRRDDDGTPTADALLTGSSSIHQALRCALAIAEQREEAQPDWELAAGTLRHAIRRHPERFLDKDRYSMDWYYPVLGGALTGAEAKSRIEAEWERFVVPGLGVRCVVPNPWVTGGESAELALALWAMGESDRALEILQSIQHLRDADSGLYWTGFVFDDEAIWPRELTTWTAGSLLLAVAALGGHEATCAVFGGEQLPAGLEADCCV, translated from the coding sequence GTGACCACTCCCCGGACAGAGCATCTGGTCCTGCCCGGGGTCCTCACCGCCGGGCAGGCCGCCGCGACCGTCGCCGGCATCCTCGCCGCGCAGCGGGAGGACGGCGCCATCCCGTGGTTCCGGGGCCACCACCTCGACCCCTGGGACCACACCGAGGCCGCCATGGCCCTGGACGCCGCGGGCGAGCACGAGGCCGCCGCCCGCGCCTACGCCTGGCTGGCCCGGCACCAGAACGAAGACGGCTCCTGGTACGCCGCCTACGCCGACGGCGCCCACGACGACGTCACCGACCGGGGGCGCGAGACGAACTTCGTCGCCTACATAGCGGTCGGCGTCTGGCACCACTACCTCTCCACCGGGGACGACACCTTCCTCGACCGGATGTGGCCGAGCGTGTACGCGGCGATCGAGTACGTGCTGCGGCTCCAGCAGCCGGGCGGGCAGATCGGCTGGCGGCGCGACGACGACGGCACGCCCACGGCCGACGCGCTGCTCACCGGCTCCTCCTCGATCCACCAGGCGCTGCGCTGCGCGCTCGCCATCGCCGAGCAGCGCGAAGAGGCGCAGCCCGACTGGGAGTTGGCGGCCGGCACGCTGCGCCACGCGATACGACGGCACCCCGAGCGGTTCCTCGACAAGGACCGCTACTCGATGGACTGGTACTACCCCGTGCTGGGCGGCGCGTTGACCGGCGCGGAGGCGAAGTCCCGTATCGAGGCCGAGTGGGAGCGGTTCGTGGTGCCGGGCCTCGGCGTACGCTGCGTCGTGCCCAACCCGTGGGTGACGGGCGGAGAATCGGCCGAACTCGCCCTCGCGTTGTGGGCGATGGGCGAGTCCGACCGGGCGCTGGAGATCCTGCAGTCCATCCAGCACCTGCGGGACGCGGACTCGGGGCTGTACTGGACCGGGTTCGTCTTCGACGACGAGGCGATCTGGCCCCGCGAACTCACCACCTGGACCGCGGGGTCGCTGCTGCTCGCCGTCGCGGCCCTCGGCGGCCACGAGGCCACCTGCGCCGTCTTCGGCGGCGAGCAACTCCCCGCAGGACTCGAAGCGGACTGCTGCGTCTGA
- a CDS encoding class I SAM-dependent methyltransferase — protein MLTVDFSRFPLAPGDRVLDLGCGAGRHAFECYRRGAQVVALDQNAEEIREVAKWFAAMKEAGEAPEGATATAMEGDALALPFPDESFDVVIISEVMEHIPDDKGVLAEMVRVLRPGGRIAITVPRYGPEKVCWTLSDAYHEVEGGHIRIYKADELLEKIREAGLKPYGTHHAHALHSPYWWLKCAFGVDNDKALPVRAYHKLLVWDIMKKPLATRVAEQALNPLIGKSFVAYATKPHLPAVDAR, from the coding sequence GTGCTGACCGTCGACTTCTCCCGGTTCCCGCTCGCCCCGGGCGACCGAGTCCTGGACCTCGGCTGCGGGGCCGGGCGGCACGCCTTCGAGTGCTACCGGCGCGGCGCGCAGGTCGTGGCCCTCGACCAGAACGCCGAGGAGATCCGCGAGGTCGCCAAGTGGTTCGCGGCGATGAAGGAGGCCGGCGAGGCCCCCGAGGGCGCCACCGCGACGGCCATGGAGGGCGATGCGCTGGCCCTCCCCTTCCCGGACGAGTCCTTCGACGTGGTGATCATCTCCGAGGTGATGGAGCACATCCCCGACGACAAGGGCGTACTCGCCGAGATGGTCCGGGTGTTGAGGCCCGGAGGACGGATCGCCATCACCGTCCCGCGCTACGGCCCCGAGAAGGTCTGCTGGACCCTTTCCGACGCCTACCACGAGGTCGAGGGCGGCCACATCCGCATCTACAAGGCGGACGAACTCCTCGAGAAGATCCGCGAGGCCGGCCTCAAGCCCTACGGCACCCACCACGCACACGCGCTGCACTCGCCGTACTGGTGGCTGAAGTGCGCGTTCGGCGTCGACAACGACAAGGCGCTGCCGGTGCGGGCGTACCACAAGCTGCTGGTCTGGGACATCATGAAGAAGCCGCTGGCCACCCGGGTCGCCGAGCAGGCACTCAACCCGCTGATCGGCAAGAGCTTCGTGGCCTACGCGACCAAGCCGCACCTGCCCGCGGTGGACGCGCGGTGA
- a CDS encoding glycosyltransferase family 4 protein, with protein sequence MTAEASQAGSRRDRASDGERPLKIALLTYKGNPFCGGQGVYVRHLSRELARLGHSVEVIGSQPYPVLDPGLEDRLTLTELPSLDLYRQPDPFRTPGRGEYRDWIDALEVATMWTGGFPEPLTFSLRARRHLRARRGEFDVVHDNQTLGYGLLGDVGAPLVTTIHHPITVDRQLELDAAEGRGRRLSVRRWYAFTRMQKRVARRLPSVLTVSGTSRQEIADHLGVRDGRIHVVHIGADTDLFSPDPSVAVVPGRIVTTSSADVPLKGLVFLVEALAKVRTEHPHAHLVVVGKRPQEGPVAQAVERYGLEGSVEFVKGISDAELVDLVRSAEVACVPSLYEGFSLPAAEAMATGTPLLATTGGAIPEVAGRDGDTCLAVPPGDAGALAAGLSRLLGDPALRARLGAAGRQRVLERFTWARAAEGTVARYREAIADGGRARVAPAADPHAPAAHAPASDAHAPAVVSHDDPHDDPHGTGAHRTPETHDDADAADAAGTVDAVGAARTVEAVGTPDAAGITEAAGTSKAAGAAGTPEAVATADVVSEASDRESRATC encoded by the coding sequence GTGACCGCTGAGGCCAGTCAGGCGGGGTCCCGGCGTGACCGTGCTTCCGACGGCGAGCGACCGCTCAAGATCGCACTCCTCACCTATAAGGGGAACCCGTTCTGCGGGGGCCAGGGCGTCTACGTACGGCATCTGTCGAGGGAACTCGCCCGCCTCGGGCACAGCGTCGAGGTGATCGGCTCCCAGCCCTACCCCGTGCTCGACCCGGGCCTCGAGGACCGCCTCACCCTCACCGAACTCCCCAGCCTCGACCTCTACCGCCAGCCGGACCCTTTCCGCACCCCCGGGCGGGGTGAGTACCGGGACTGGATCGACGCCCTCGAAGTGGCGACGATGTGGACCGGCGGGTTTCCCGAGCCGCTGACGTTCTCCCTGCGCGCCCGCCGACATCTGCGCGCCCGCCGCGGGGAGTTCGACGTAGTGCACGACAACCAGACCCTGGGCTACGGGCTGTTGGGCGACGTCGGCGCGCCGCTGGTCACCACCATCCACCATCCCATCACCGTCGACCGGCAGTTGGAGCTGGACGCCGCCGAGGGTCGGGGACGACGCCTCTCGGTGCGCCGCTGGTACGCGTTCACCCGGATGCAGAAGCGGGTGGCGCGCCGGCTGCCGTCCGTGCTCACCGTCTCCGGCACCTCCCGGCAGGAGATCGCCGACCACCTCGGCGTCCGCGACGGCCGCATCCACGTCGTCCACATCGGCGCCGACACCGACCTGTTCTCGCCCGACCCGTCCGTGGCCGTCGTACCGGGCCGGATCGTGACGACGTCCAGTGCGGACGTCCCGCTCAAGGGCCTGGTCTTCCTCGTCGAGGCGCTGGCGAAGGTACGCACCGAGCATCCGCACGCCCACCTCGTCGTCGTCGGCAAGCGCCCCCAGGAGGGGCCCGTCGCCCAGGCGGTCGAGCGGTACGGCCTGGAAGGCTCCGTCGAGTTCGTCAAGGGCATCTCCGACGCCGAACTCGTCGACCTGGTGCGCTCGGCCGAGGTCGCCTGCGTGCCGTCGCTGTACGAGGGCTTCTCCCTGCCGGCCGCCGAGGCCATGGCCACGGGCACCCCGCTGCTCGCCACGACCGGCGGCGCGATCCCCGAGGTCGCCGGGCGCGACGGCGACACCTGCCTGGCCGTGCCGCCGGGCGACGCGGGCGCACTCGCCGCGGGCCTGAGCCGGCTGCTGGGCGACCCCGCCCTGCGGGCCCGGCTCGGCGCGGCGGGACGGCAACGCGTGCTGGAGCGGTTCACCTGGGCGCGGGCCGCCGAGGGGACCGTCGCCCGGTACCGCGAGGCGATAGCCGACGGCGGCCGCGCACGGGTCGCCCCGGCCGCCGACCCCCACGCCCCGGCCGCCCACGCCCCGGCCTCCGACGCCCACGCCCCGGCCGTCGTCTCCCACGACGACCCCCACGACGACCCCCACGGCACCGGTGCCCACCGCACCCCGGAAACCCACGACGACGCCGATGCCGCCGACGCTGCCGGGACCGTCGATGCGGTCGGGGCCGCCAGGACCGTCGAGGCCGTCGGGACCCCTGACGCCGCCGGAATCACTGAGGCCGCCGGAACCTCCAAGGCCGCCGGGGCCGCCGGAACCCCCGAGGCCGTGGCGACGGCCGACGTCGTATCCGAAGCATCCGATCGCGAAAGCAGGGCCACGTGCTGA
- a CDS encoding TetR family transcriptional regulator, translating into MSADATPQRPAQSPLTERQEARRRRILHASAQLASRGGFDAVQMREVAESSQVALGTLYRYFPSKVHLLVATMQDQLEHMHGTLRKKPPTGESAADRVAETLMRAFRALQREPHLADAMVRALTFADRSVSPEVDQVSRQTTAIILDAMGLTDPTPEQLSAVRVIEHTWHSALITWLSGRASIAQVRIDIETVCRLIDVTDPKPPGAHP; encoded by the coding sequence ATGTCTGCGGATGCCACCCCACAACGCCCGGCGCAGTCGCCTCTCACCGAGCGTCAGGAGGCGCGCCGTCGCCGCATCCTGCACGCGAGCGCGCAGTTGGCCAGCCGGGGCGGCTTCGACGCGGTTCAGATGCGGGAGGTCGCCGAGTCCTCGCAGGTCGCCCTCGGCACGCTCTACCGCTACTTCCCCTCCAAGGTGCATCTGCTGGTCGCCACGATGCAGGACCAGTTGGAGCACATGCACGGCACGCTGCGCAAGAAGCCCCCGACCGGCGAGAGCGCCGCCGACCGCGTCGCGGAGACCCTGATGCGCGCCTTCCGTGCCCTGCAGCGTGAGCCGCACCTGGCCGACGCGATGGTGCGCGCGCTGACCTTCGCCGACCGCAGCGTGTCGCCGGAGGTCGACCAGGTGTCCCGTCAGACGACGGCGATCATCCTGGACGCGATGGGCCTGACCGACCCGACGCCCGAGCAGCTCTCCGCGGTCCGCGTCATCGAGCACACCTGGCACTCGGCGCTGATCACCTGGCTCTCCGGCCGCGCGTCCATCGCGCAGGTGCGGATCGACATCGAGACGGTGTGCCGGCTGATCGACGTGACCGACCCGAAGCCCCCCGGCGCGCACCCGTAG
- a CDS encoding ferredoxin, with protein MGDRWHVEVDRALCIGSAQCVHHAPGGFRLDTARQSHPADPDTDANERVLAAAESCPVEAIMITLAGNGEAVFPPDE; from the coding sequence ATGGGCGACCGCTGGCACGTCGAGGTGGACCGCGCCCTGTGCATCGGCTCCGCCCAGTGCGTCCACCACGCGCCCGGGGGCTTCCGGCTGGACACCGCGCGGCAGTCCCATCCGGCCGACCCGGACACGGATGCCAACGAGCGGGTGCTGGCCGCGGCGGAGAGCTGTCCGGTGGAGGCGATCATGATCACGCTGGCAGGGAACGGCGAGGCGGTCTTTCCGCCCGACGAGTGA
- a CDS encoding aldehyde dehydrogenase has protein sequence MAELVEHGKLFIGGTLTDPLGDAVIEVVSPHTEEVIGRVPHASRADVDRAVAVARQAFDEGPWPRLPLDERIAVVTRIKDGILARHEELARVISTENGSPYSWSVLAQALGAMMVWDSAIKVAGDFTYEERRDGVLGRILVRREPVGVVAAVVPWNVPQFVAAAKLAPALLTGCTVILKPSPETPLDAYVLADIAREAGLPEGVLSILPADREVSEYLVGHPGVDKVSFTGSVAAGKRVMEVASRNLTRVTLELGGKSAAVVLPDADIATAVPGIVSAAWMNNGQACVAQTRILLPRSRYDEFADAFAAAAAALVVGDPLDPATQVGPLVAERQQRRNLDYIRIGQEEGAKILTGGGRPPGLERGWYVEPTLFGDVDNSMRIAREEIFGPVICLLPYGDESDALKIANDSDYGLSGSVWTADVEHGIEIARQVRTGTYSVNTFSLDMLGPFGGYKNSGLGREFGPEGFGEYLEHKMIHLPAGWEG, from the coding sequence ATGGCCGAGCTCGTGGAACACGGAAAGCTGTTCATCGGCGGCACGTTGACGGACCCCCTGGGCGATGCCGTCATCGAGGTGGTCTCGCCGCACACCGAGGAGGTCATCGGGCGGGTGCCGCACGCCTCGCGGGCCGATGTGGACCGTGCCGTCGCGGTCGCCCGGCAGGCCTTCGACGAGGGGCCCTGGCCCCGGCTCCCGCTCGACGAACGGATCGCGGTCGTCACCCGGATCAAGGACGGCATCCTCGCCCGTCACGAGGAGCTCGCCCGGGTGATCTCCACGGAGAACGGCTCGCCGTACTCCTGGAGCGTCCTCGCGCAGGCCCTCGGCGCGATGATGGTGTGGGACTCGGCGATCAAGGTCGCCGGCGACTTCACCTACGAGGAGCGGCGCGACGGCGTCCTCGGCAGGATCCTCGTGCGGCGCGAGCCGGTCGGCGTGGTCGCGGCCGTCGTCCCCTGGAACGTCCCGCAGTTCGTCGCCGCCGCCAAACTCGCGCCCGCGCTGCTCACCGGCTGCACGGTGATCCTCAAGCCGTCGCCGGAGACGCCGCTGGACGCGTACGTCCTCGCGGACATCGCGCGGGAGGCGGGGCTCCCGGAGGGCGTGCTGTCGATCCTCCCCGCGGACCGCGAGGTGAGCGAGTACCTGGTCGGGCATCCCGGCGTCGACAAGGTCTCCTTCACGGGTTCGGTCGCGGCCGGCAAGCGGGTCATGGAGGTCGCGTCCCGCAACCTCACCCGGGTCACCCTCGAACTGGGCGGGAAGTCGGCGGCCGTCGTCCTGCCGGACGCGGACATCGCCACCGCCGTCCCCGGGATCGTCTCGGCCGCCTGGATGAACAACGGCCAGGCCTGTGTCGCCCAGACCCGCATCCTGCTGCCCCGCTCGCGTTACGACGAGTTCGCCGACGCCTTCGCCGCCGCGGCGGCCGCGCTGGTCGTCGGCGACCCGCTGGACCCGGCGACCCAGGTCGGCCCGCTGGTGGCCGAACGCCAGCAGCGCCGCAACCTCGACTACATCCGCATCGGCCAGGAGGAGGGCGCGAAGATCCTCACGGGCGGCGGACGTCCGCCGGGCCTGGAACGCGGCTGGTACGTCGAGCCGACCCTCTTCGGCGACGTCGACAACTCCATGCGGATCGCCCGCGAGGAGATCTTCGGCCCGGTGATCTGCCTGCTGCCCTACGGCGACGAGTCCGACGCCCTGAAGATCGCCAACGACTCCGACTACGGGCTCAGCGGCAGCGTGTGGACGGCCGACGTCGAGCACGGCATCGAGATCGCCCGCCAGGTCCGCACCGGGACGTACTCCGTGAACACCTTCAGCCTCGACATGCTCGGCCCGTTCGGCGGCTACAAGAACTCCGGACTGGGGCGGGAGTTCGGGCCGGAGGGGTTCGGCGAGTACCTGGAGCACAAGATGATCCACCTGCCGGCCGGCTGGGAGGGCTGA
- a CDS encoding MBL fold metallo-hydrolase has translation MKRSQDGPTGVPGDEPGGGTGTFDHGGGVRSLRVPIPDNPLGHTLVYVVDTDRGPALIDTGWDDPSAWEALTSGLAACGTSVEALHGVVVTHHHPDHHGLSGKVREASGAWVAMHAADAAIVRRTRGTKPERWYTYMADKLTAVGAPEEHIAPLRTAQARRRTLPGLAPALPDREIVPGEFLDLPGRRLRAIWTPGHTPGHVCLHLEEEHPARLGGHGRLFSGDHLLPEITPHIGLYEDPDDDTVTDPLGDYLDSLERVGRLGPAEILPAHQHAFTDAPSRVRELLAHHEDRLTGLLALLSAPLTAWQVAERMEWNRPWDQIPYGSRNIAVSEAEAHLRRLVKQGRAEAVTGSDPVTYMAV, from the coding sequence ATGAAGCGCAGTCAGGACGGACCCACCGGCGTTCCCGGCGACGAACCCGGCGGCGGAACCGGCACGTTCGACCACGGCGGCGGCGTCCGCTCGTTGCGGGTGCCGATCCCCGACAACCCCCTCGGTCACACCCTGGTGTACGTCGTCGACACCGACCGCGGGCCGGCGCTGATCGACACCGGCTGGGACGATCCGTCCGCCTGGGAGGCCCTGACCTCCGGGCTGGCGGCCTGCGGCACGTCCGTCGAGGCCCTGCACGGGGTGGTCGTCACCCACCATCACCCCGACCACCACGGTCTGTCCGGGAAGGTGCGGGAGGCCTCCGGGGCCTGGGTGGCGATGCACGCGGCGGACGCCGCGATCGTGCGGCGGACCAGGGGGACGAAGCCCGAGCGCTGGTACACGTACATGGCGGACAAGCTCACGGCCGTCGGCGCCCCCGAGGAGCACATCGCGCCCCTGCGCACGGCCCAGGCCCGCCGCCGCACGCTGCCCGGCCTGGCCCCCGCCCTCCCCGACCGGGAGATCGTCCCCGGCGAGTTCCTCGACCTGCCAGGACGCCGGCTGCGCGCGATCTGGACCCCCGGCCACACCCCGGGCCATGTCTGCCTGCACCTGGAGGAGGAACACCCCGCCCGGCTCGGCGGCCACGGCCGGCTGTTCTCCGGCGACCACCTGCTGCCGGAGATCACCCCGCACATCGGCCTCTACGAGGACCCGGACGACGACACCGTCACCGACCCCCTCGGCGACTACCTGGACTCCCTCGAACGCGTCGGCCGCCTCGGCCCCGCCGAGATCCTCCCGGCCCACCAGCACGCCTTCACCGACGCCCCCTCCCGTGTACGGGAGTTGCTCGCCCACCACGAGGACCGCCTGACCGGTCTTCTGGCTCTCCTCTCCGCCCCGCTCACCGCCTGGCAGGTCGCCGAACGCATGGAGTGGAACCGGCCCTGGGACCAGATCCCCTACGGCTCCCGCAACATCGCGGTCTCGGAGGCGGAGGCGCATCTGCGCCGACTCGTGAAACAGGGCCGGGCGGAGGCGGTGACGGGAAGCGATCCGGTGACGTACATGGCGGTGTGA
- a CDS encoding nuclear transport factor 2 family protein, whose protein sequence is MDPVPRLLAERACERLVIDFVHRLDLGEPATVADLFTEDGSWEWPAGERLVVGRAALREYFGSRPADRLSRRLMANILVTATGPDSAHAVSYFSTHRVDGYDGVVVPAGPPVQVGHYEDAFRRVDGEWLLARRVLFLPFGGPTPHVATPSAT, encoded by the coding sequence ATGGACCCCGTGCCACGCCTCCTCGCCGAACGCGCCTGCGAGCGCCTCGTCATCGATTTCGTCCACCGTCTCGACCTCGGCGAACCCGCCACCGTGGCCGACCTGTTCACCGAGGACGGCAGTTGGGAATGGCCGGCCGGCGAGCGGCTCGTCGTGGGACGCGCGGCCCTGCGGGAGTACTTCGGCTCGCGTCCCGCCGACCGGCTGTCCCGCCGCCTGATGGCGAACATCCTCGTCACGGCGACCGGGCCGGACTCCGCGCACGCGGTCTCGTACTTCTCGACGCACCGGGTCGACGGCTACGACGGCGTCGTCGTCCCCGCCGGGCCGCCCGTCCAGGTCGGCCACTACGAGGACGCGTTCCGGCGGGTCGACGGCGAGTGGCTGCTGGCGCGGCGGGTGCTGTTCCTGCCGTTCGGCGGGCCGACACCGCACGTGGCTACGCCGTCAGCGACCTGA
- a CDS encoding phosphotransferase: MPTTGRLLGSGRTADVYEIDEAWVLRRDRQGWGDAVAEAAVMAHVRAHGYPAPDVRPPDSPADLVMERLDGPTMLQAFAGGELDAGEAGEMLARLLRALHAVPGRVSDGTRVLHLDLHPDNVILVPDGPRVIDWANAEEGDPGLDWGMSAVILAQVAVSAEPLAAPARAMLTALLADPSDLTEEGLAEALRRRAANPTMSSQETELLAPGVELIRSLTA, encoded by the coding sequence ATGCCAACCACGGGGAGACTGCTCGGCTCGGGCCGCACGGCCGACGTGTACGAGATCGACGAGGCCTGGGTGCTGCGCCGGGACCGGCAGGGGTGGGGCGACGCGGTCGCCGAGGCGGCGGTGATGGCGCATGTGCGCGCCCACGGCTACCCGGCCCCGGACGTCCGGCCGCCTGACTCGCCCGCCGACCTGGTGATGGAGCGGCTGGACGGGCCGACGATGCTCCAGGCGTTCGCGGGGGGCGAGCTGGACGCGGGGGAGGCGGGGGAGATGCTCGCCCGGCTGCTGCGCGCCCTGCACGCGGTGCCGGGGCGGGTCTCGGACGGCACCCGCGTCCTGCACCTCGACCTGCACCCCGACAACGTCATCCTCGTCCCCGACGGCCCGAGGGTCATCGACTGGGCGAACGCGGAGGAGGGCGACCCCGGCCTCGACTGGGGGATGTCGGCGGTGATCCTCGCCCAGGTCGCCGTGTCCGCCGAGCCGCTCGCGGCGCCGGCCCGAGCGATGCTGACGGCGCTCCTCGCCGACCCGTCCGACCTCACCGAGGAGGGGCTGGCCGAGGCGCTGCGACGACGGGCCGCCAACCCGACGATGAGCTCACAGGAGACGGAACTCCTCGCGCCGGGCGTCGAGTTGATCAGGTCGCTGACGGCGTAG